From Sebaldella sp. S0638:
ACTTCCTATAAGAACAAGAGTATTTTTTATCTCTTTTTGTGTTTTCAAAAGTTTTATTTTTACTGTTTCCCCTTTTTCATATCCTTCATAATTCTGCGGTATTTCCAAAACACCGTCACAATTCACAAGGGACATAGTAGTACCTGCACCTCTCTGCAAAGGAGTGGCAATATATTTGTCATCTACAAGACCTATTTTTACCCTTATAAACTCAAGATATTTCAGCGATGACATTACCCTTCTGGATAACACCGCTTCTATTTCCTCTTTTTCATCAAAAAAGTTTATATATTTTGATATTACAGGTTTTACTATATTCTCCATTACAAAGTATGCTGACACAGGATAGCCCGGTACTCCTATTACAGGTTTTCCTGATATTTCACCCAATATTGCAGGCTTTCCGGGTTTTATTGCTATACCGTGAATATGCACTTCTCCCAATGCACTTACTGCATCATAGGTGTAGTCTTCTCTTCCTGCTGAAGAACCTGCATTGATTATTACCACATCACATTCACGGGAAGCTTTTTCCAATACAGCGATAATATCTTCTTTTTTATCTTTTGTAATGCCGTAAACCTTGGAATCCATTCCCCATTCATTTATTTGAGCCGCAAACATTTTACTGTTAAACTCTATAATATCACCGATTTTCAGATTATCATTCACTTCCACTATCTCGTCTCCTGTGGGAATAATTCCGACAAGAGGCTTTTTATAAACATTTATCTTGGAAACTCCGCCGGCAATCATAGCTCCTATATCTACAGGTCTTATTTTATGGTTTTTTCCGATAATCAGCGTAGATTCCACTATATCCTCGCCGAGCGACCTTATGTTCTCCCATGTAGAGACACTTTTATATATTCTTACAGAAGTTTCGCTTTCTTTTATTACATCTTCTATCATTATCACTGCATCAAAATTTTCAGGTATCGGATCTCCTGTATCTACTTCCGCATAATCTGTTCCTTTTTCCAGAATCACATAATTCTTTTCATTTGCTCCATGTGTCTTAACTGCTTTTACAGCGATACCGTCCATTGCGGAACAATTATAAAAAGGATTAGATATTTTGGCATAAACACCCTCGGAGCTGATTCTTCCAAGGCTGTCTTTAGTCCCGATCTCCTCTGTGCTTTCTTTTATATTTAATAATTTTGTGTATGTATCCAGTGCTTCGTTTATATCATAATTGGTAAGATACGTTTTATCCTTCATAAACACTCCTATAATTCATAAACTTTTATTTTTTCCCCGCTGCTGACACCCTCTTTATCTTTTTCTATAATTATAAATCCGTCAGCTTTGGCAAGTACAGCTACCGAAGAAGATTTCACCCTCAAAGGCAGTGCATATGTTTCACTGTCACGTTCTTCCAGTTTTACAGGAAGAAACTCGCTTCTTCCCATTGCTTTATGATAATTGGTATCAAACAACGCAGTTATAAATTTATCTTTTTCAGAAAATCTGTTTATATATTTTTCTATTAATGTTCTAAAAATTACCAGCACTGCAAACGGGTTTCCCGGAAGACCGAATATCATCTTATCTCCGCTTTTGGCTATAATAGTGGGTTTCCCCGGTTTTATTGCTATACCGTGTATCAGCACTTCTGACCCTTCTATACTTTCTATTGCGCTGATTGTATGGTCTCTTTCACCTACAGAGCTGCCTCCTGATATCAGTACTATATCACACTTGGAAAGTGCTTCATTCAGAGTACTTTTTATTTCTTCTTCATCATCTTTTATTATTCCAAAATTATACGGAACAGCTCCTGCTCTTTCTGTCATTCCGCAGAGTGACAGAGAATTACTATTTCTTACCTGTCCGGGTAAGGGCATTTCATAATATTCTATTATTTCGTCTCCTGTGGAAATTATTCCCACTTTGAGCTTTTTATGTACTTTTATATTTTTTATTCCCAAAGCTGCCAAAAGTCCCATATCATATGCCTTTATTTTACGAAATGCTTCTAATACTAATTCTCCCTTCTCTATATCTTCACCAATTGAATTTACATTTTCAAGAGGGCTTACAGTTTTTCCCATAAGAATGTCATTTTCTGATAATTTTTCCGTATATTCCACCATAACTACAGAATCTGCACCTTTCGGCATCATTCCCCCTGTTGGTATATACGAGCTTTCACCTATTTTTATTTCCTTTTCGGGAATACTGTTCATCTTTATTTTTTCTGCTACTTTTGTAATAATAGGCATCATTTCGGAAGCACCGTTTACTGATTTATGATTAATTGCATACCCGTCTACCGTAGATCTGTCAAAATGAGGAATATTAATATCCGACATTATATTTTCAAATAAAATTCGTCCCAAAGATTCCTCTATAGGTATTTCATCATAAATATTTTCCTGTTTCTGCTCTTCCAAAACCTTTATTACTTCTTCTAAATCTGCTATTTTGAATAATTTCATCTTATCTCCCGCGCAATAAACTTTTTTTTAGTTATTTTACATAATTATCAATCTATTATAAGTTTACCACTATTTTTCAAAAAATCAACTTTCTTTATTATTTAAAAGTACTCCCCGGAATGTAATTAAACAAACTTAGGGGAGTATCGTAAATAAAATTTATTTAAATGTGCCCTACTGCTTCTATCTCTATAAGAGCATTTTTAGGCAGTGTTGCTACTTCAAAAGCTGATCTTGCAGGATACTCAGTTCCTTCAAAGAATTCATTATATACTTCATTCATTGCTGCAAAATCATTAATATCATTTAACAGGATTAACACCTTTACTATTTTACCAACAGAACTTCCTCCTGCTTCCAAAACAGCTTTTACGTTTTCAAGACTTTGTCTTGTAGCTTTCTTTATATCATCACTTACAAGTTCTCCTGTTTTTGGATCAATAGGGAGCTGACCCGAAGTATAAACTACGTCCCCTAATCTAATTCCCTGTGCATATGGACCAATTGCCGCAGGAGCATTTGGCGTACTTATCACTATTTTTTCCATTATTTCCTCCTAATTTTGTAATCAATTTTGATTTTTATTTTATTTAATTATTTAGCTTAACATAAACTCTTTCTAAAATCAACTTTCTGACAGAAAATATAACAGTTTCTGTACATATATCTTTCTTTCAATTGTCTGAATACAATAAGAAAATACTATGAATACTTCTGTATGCTAAAGTTTGATTTTATGACGGTTTAATATACTCATCAGCTTTTAACCGGTACCGCAGCAGATAATTCTCTGTATCTGCTGCTTCCGGCTTCTGATTATTCCTCTATTTTTTTCTTATTATAAGGAGTTTCACCTAAAGGAAGTTTTGTTCTGAATTTTTTATCAAACATGTAGTATGCATCCTGTACTGCCGGTGCTGTAGGTATACTTGCTATTTCTCCCACACCTTTTGCACCGTATGCCATAGGATTATGTGCATCCTTTTTTACTATAACGGCTTTTATTTCCGGTACCTGTGTAGCTCTGAACAGCCCAAGTGTACCGTATTTTACCTTTGGTATAGAATCAACAAGGGGATAATCCTCTGTTAAGGCATATCCAAGCGACATTACCACGCCGCCTTCTATTTGTCCTTCTACATTTATAGGATTTATAGCAGTTCCCACATCATGTGCGGCAACTACCTTTTTAAGCATTCCGTTATCATCAAGGATTACTATCTGTGTAGCATAACCATATCCTACGTGACTCACAGGATTAGGAACATCTGTTCCCATAGGATCTGTTTTAGCCAGATATTCAGCATAAAATTCCTGACCTTCAAGATCTGCAAGTGTTTTTCCATTATCCAGCTCGTCTTTTACCATTTGTGTTACTTTTCTTACAGCTTCTCCTGTAACAAGTGTCTGTCTCGAAGCTGTTGTTGTTCCTGAATTTGGTGTTCTGGCTGTATCCGGAGCCTCCATTACGATTAATTCCGGAGCGATATCAAGTGTCTGAGCAGCTATCTGCAGCATAACAGTGGCAAGCCCCTGTCCTATACATGCAGCTGCTGTTCTTACATGAACTTTCCCGTTTTCTACAGAAGCTTTACATCTTCCGGTATCGGGAATTCCCACACCAAGTCCGCTGTTCTTGATTCCGCACCCTATTCCTACATATTTTGCATTATCATATTCTTCTTTTACAGCTTCCAGAGTTTCCACAAAAGCTGTACTGTCATCGGCAATCTGACCATTCGGAAGTATATCTCCCGGTTTGATTGCATTTCTGTATCTCATTTCCCAATGAGATATTCCTACCATATCTGCGAGTTTATTCAGGCAGGCTTCCATGGCAAATAATGACTGTGTTACCCCGAATCCTCTGTACGCCCCTGCCGGAGGATTATTCGTATAATACGCACTTCCCTGAATACTTACATCCTGAAAGTTATACGGTCCGGCAGCATGTGTACATGCTCTTTGCAGTACCGGTCCGCCTAATGAAGCATAAGCTCCTGTATCTGATATTATAGTGGCTATTAAGCCCTGTACTATACCGTTTTCATCACAGCCTACAGTGAAGTCCATTTCCATCGGGTGACGCTTTGTATGGTACAGTATACTTTCCTGTCTTGAAAACTTTACTTTTACCGGTCTTTTCAGCATGTATGCTGCCAAAGCTGCATGGTGCTGAACTGACATATCCTCTTTACCTCCGAAACCTCCGCCGACAAGCTTACTCTGTATTCTTATACGGTCTGGTTCTATACCGAGCATCTGAGCTATTTCTCTCTGCTCATCATAGATATTCTGAGACGCTGTATACATCAAAAGCTTATCTTCACCGTCAGGCATGGCTATTGCGCACTCAGGCTCCATAAATGCATGGTCTGTAAAAGGAACTGAAAAGTGATCTGTTACTACATATTTTGAATTTTTTATCTTTTCTTCAGGTGCTCCTCTGTATAAATCCTGATGGAATAAAAGGTTGCCTTTTTCGTGTATCTTAGGCGCTCCTTCTTTCATTGCCTCAATAGGATTTCTAACAGGTTCCAGCTTTTCATATTCTACTGTTACCAGCTTTTTAGCTTCTTCCAGAATCTCTTCCGATTCAGCTACTACCAATGCCAGAGCATCTCCTACATATCTTGTTTCCTCACCTTCACCTATAAGTGCAGGCCAGTCTTTTACAAGGTGTCCGAGATTCTGAAGCTCAGGCAGATTCTGTTTAGTGAATACACCCGCTACTCCGGGATATTCTTTTGCTTTTTGTATATCTATTTTTTTCACAAGAATTCTTGGAAACTCAGGTCTTACACATGAACCGTGAAGCATTCCCTCCATATGAATATCATCCACATATACACCTGTTCCAAGTGTCTTTTCCACTGCATCCACTCTTTCAAGGTTTTCACCAACGAGTCCTTTGCAGTGTACTTTTGGTACTTCTTTATTTTCTCTGAATATTTCAGCTGCAAGATTTACCGCATCAAAAATTTTGATATATCCGGTACATCTGCATATATTACCTCTAAGAGCTGTTTTTATTTCATCCAGAGTGGGACTTGTGTTCTTATCCAGTAAAACTTTACTGCTTATTACCATTCCCGGTATACAGAAGCCGCACTGTACGGCTCCTGTCTTACTGAATACATAAGCGTAAACTTCTCTTTCTCTTTCACTTAATCCCTCTATAGTTATAATACTTTTTCCGTTTATTCTTTCAGTAGTAAGCACACATGCTCTCATTGCTTTCCCGTCCAGTATTACTGTACAGGTACCGCATGCACCCTCGCTGCATCCATTTTTAGTTCCTGTTAACTCTAAGTCATCCCTTAGGTAATCCAATAAATTTTTCTTATTATCAGTACCATATTCTTTTCCATTAATGTTAAATGTATAAGTCATTTTTTCCTCCATCTTACCAATTATTAAGATATTATAAAACGACTATCTCTAGTATACATTGCAGTAGAGTGTTGATAATGTATTTATAAACCATTATTCCTGATGTATTGACATTAATTGGTATTCGTTATTTCGAATATCATTCAGACAAAACACCTTTTCCCCATCAAAATCATTAATTCCCAAAACACAAGTAAGACAGGGTATCAGGGTACCATTTTTTTACGGTTAAATTACTATATACGATTCCATAATTTCTGTGCAAGTTCCACACTTTTTGCAGCTATTCTTTCTTCATCAATATCTACAAGTCTTCTTTCGTCCATAACCACACGTCCGTTTATTATTGTAGTATCTACATTACGTCCCGTTACGCCAAACAGAATATGTCCGTTTAAATTAGTTTCATTCAGAGGTGTAGGTCCTTTGTAATCTACTATAATAACATCAGCGTAAGCTCCCTCTTTTAGTATCCCGGTTGTTCCTTCAAGGAATCTGTTTACTATTTTTTTGTTATTGTCAAATAGCATTTGAGGCGGTTCTACCCATCCTACGCTTGGAAGTTTATTTTCATGTTTATGAATAATATTTGCTACTTTATATGATTCAGTCATATCAGCAGTATATCCGTCAGTTCCCAGTCCTACTAATACTCCTCTTTTCATCATTTCTAAGATTGGAGCTATTCCTACTGCATTTCCCATATTTGATTCAGGGTTATGAACTACAGCTACATTACTTTCTTTTAACATATCTATTTCATCACTGCTCAGATGGATACAGTGTACTGCTATACTCTTTTCGTTCAGCACTCCTCTTTTATACCATCTTTCGATTACTCTCTGGTTATACTTCGCAAGAGAGTCAGCTACATCTTCTATACCCTCGGCACAATGCACATGGAATCCTGCATTAACAGCAGCAGCGGCAGCAAGACTTTCATCAAGAGTTTTATCTGATATTGTCATAGAAGCATGGAATCCAAAAAGTCCTTTCAGCATATCATCTTTTTGCTCGTTAGTATATTTAACAAAATCTGCATTCTCTTTAATTCCTGCTCTTGCTATAGCTTCCCCGTCTCTGTCAGAGATTTCATAACACAGGTTACTTCTGATCCCGAATTCACGTGCAGCATCAGCTATTTTGAAAAGGCTTCCTTCTACTGCATATGCACTGGCATGGTGATCTACTACAGTAGTAACACCGCTTTTTATCTGCTCGATCATAGGCATAGCCGCACTGTAATATACATCTTCCAGACTCAGAGTTCTGTCAAGTCTCCACCACAGTCCTTTTAATACATCACTGAACATAGTTGCCGGAGGATTATCCAAGAACATACCTCTTGCAAATGTGCTGTAATAATGCATATGAGGATTTATAAATCCGGGCATTACCAGACGTCCTTTTGCATCTTTATACTCAGCATCAGGATACTTAGCTTTCAGGTCTTCAGTTTTTCCGATTTCCTTAATAACCTTTCCATCTATTAAAACTGCACCATTTTCAATATACGGATTATTTTCGTCACGTGTAAAAACTCTTCCGTTACCTATTAAAATCATTTCTACCTCCTATAAACTCATTATATAATATGAGTAGTCTTTTAGTATTGTATTTAGCACTTCATTCATTTCATTAGAAATCTGACCGTCACCTAATGTATGGCTTATTACACTTCCGTCTTCTTTTCTTACTTTGAATGTATCATTTCCAAGCGGAAGGAATCCTTTATTAGTGCTGTCTACGAAATCCTCTTCTGTCCAGAATACAGTTATTTTGTCTTTATAAGGATTTCCTGTATGAGGACAGAAAACACCACAGTTTCCGCATTCGTTACACATTCCGTCTAAGTGAACTATCTGATGTTTCTGGTTAAACGGCCCGTTATTTATTCTTACCATTACATTTGCTCTGTTAGGACATACATCACAGCAAAGTTCGCATACCTGGTCACAAGTCAGACAACGTGCACCGTCTTCTTTAGTTTTTGTATTTGCTCTTAGTATTCCTTTTCTTTCATATAATATTTCTTCTTTCTGAACTACATTATATCTTTCAAAATCAACTGTTAATCCTGCTTTATCCAGAATATCCTTCGCTATTACCTTAGCATCCGCTATAGCTTTTACTATTGTAGATGTACCTGATTTACAGTCTCCTGCTATATAAACATTAGCAGAGCTTGATTCATTGAACTGGTTAATATTTACATAACCTCTGTCATTTAATTTCAAATTATTTTTTTCAAATAATTCGGTATCTACTCTGGCACCTACAGCACTTACCACTGTATCAAATTCCAGCGTTTTCATCTGTCCTGTACCTTTTATTCCTCTTCTTCCAGACTCATCTATATCTGATAGTTCCATAACTTCACATACAAGATTTTTGCCGTCATAAGACACTGGTGATAATAATTCCTGGAATATTACACCGTCACCCAGAGCCTGTTCTTTTTCTTCAGGTTCTGCCGGCATAAATTCTCTTGTTCTTCTGTATACTATAGATACGCTTTCTACTCCCGGAGCTCTCTTGGCTGTTCTTGAACAATCCATTGCTACGTCTCCGCCGCCGAGTACAGCTACTTTTTTACCTAAAGATATGTTGATATCGTTCTTTTTGGCATCTTCAAGGAATTCAAGTGCATCACGCAGATTTTCTCCGCCTTCTTTTACAGGAATTATTCCTTCTTTCCAAGCACCTGTAGCCACTACTACAAAGTCATATTCCTTTTTCAGTTCTTCTACATCATAATTTTCATTTACATTATAAATAAAGTTTACTCCTGCATTTACTGCAAGCTGATAATCTCTGTTTATCATTTCTGATGAAATTCTGAATTCAGGTATTATATATTCCACAATTCCATAAGGGCGGTCTCTTTTTTCCAATACAGTAACATCCATTCCGTTTCTTCTTAAAAAGAATGAAATAGCCACTCCTGCCGGCCCTGCCCCTATTACCACTGCTTTTTTCTTAGTTACTATATTTGCTTTTTTCATATTTGCCAGATACTTATCCTGTGCATTTAAAACTGCTATCTTTTTGGCATTTCTTATTTCAAGCGGAGAATCATAGTCAAGTCTTGTACATTTATGCTGACACTGATGGTCACATATTGTACCTGTAACAGCAGGTGATGCATTATCATTTACTATTACTTTAAACGCCTCTTCAAAGTTCCCTTCGCTTACCAGCTTTAAATACTCGGGTATCTGCTGTTCTATAGGACATCCTCCGTCTTTACAAGGTGCTTTTGCACAGTCGTATAACGGAAGAATTGATTTTGTTTTTCTTGACCCTACAGGTCTTGCACTTTTTACATGATATTTATTTATAGTCACACTTTCTGCAAGATGTTTCAGGCTTTCAAGGTCTATACCGTGGAATTTTCCTGCAAGTAACGGCTCTATTGTTTCTGCAAGCTGCGTAGTTCTTTCATATCCACCCGGCTTTAGAATAGTAGTCGCTATAGTTATAGGCTGTATTCCTGTTTTTATAATCTCTTCTATATTGAAGAAATCTGCTCCTCCAGAGAATGATATAGGAAGAAGCCCTTTGAATTCCTGTGATAATTTATCAGCCAGACTTATAGTAAGCGGAAATAATGATCTCCCTGACATGTACATTTCTTCTCCCGGAAGCTCTTTTCTTGCTATTCTTACAGGGAATGTATTAGTCAGCTTAACACCGAATTCAAGACCAAGTTCTTTTGAGAATGCAATAAGACGAGTAAGCATTGCTATAGCATCTCCGTACTGCAGGTCATTTTTGAAATGGTGGTCATCAAATGAAATATAGTCATATCCCATTTTATCCAGAATCCCTCTTGCGAATTCATATCCCAGAAGTGTAGGGTTACACTTTATGAAAGTATGCAGTTTCTTCTCTTCCAGAAGATATCTTGCTATTCTTTCTATTTCAGCAGGCGGACATCCGTGTAATGTTGATAAACATATTGAAGGACAAACGCTTGATGAAATATTCTCTACATCTTCTTTTGTAAGTCTTTGAAATTTATCTAGATTATTTAATAAATATTCTTTACATTCTTTCCATATTTCTGTAGTAGAAGCGTCTTTCAGACCTTCTATAAAAGCATCAATTTTAGGTGATTTTATACCGTCAAGGTCATATCCCACACTCATATTGAAAGCAAAATCTCTTTTATCGCTGATTCCCAGCTCTTTTCCTACCACATGAAGTGCAAACCATGCTTTTATATATTCATTATAAGCTTCTGGAACAGTAAGCTCTGTAGACCATTCCACGTTATAACATTCATCTTCGGCATTTATACAAGGTTTTGCCACACACTTTCTCAGGTCTTCACCATCCATCTGCTGAACTGTTTTCAATTCCACAAAACGGGATCCAGTCAGATATGCTGCTACTATATTCTGTGCAAGCTGTGAATTCGGCCCTGCTGCGGGTCCTATGGGAGTGCTTAGCTTGTCGCCGAACATTACTATGTTTGTTCCGCTTTTGTTTTTATAAAATTTATCTTTTCTTACTCCAAAAACTGTTCCCTGTTCTTCATATTCCTGAAAAATCCATTCTACCATTGTACCAAACGGGATTAATCTCATTAAATCACTCATTCTCTTTATCCTCCAACATTTTTTATTTATCTTCTTACAAAAATCTATAAACTTTAATAAGCTGTCCTAAATTCAGATATTAATACATCAAGCCTTTTACGGCAATCAGACATAAAAAACCGAACTTTCAGGATGCCTGTTTATTTCTGTATTTCTATTGCTCTTCTTTTTTCTCTCCTACTCCGTTAAACAAAAGATTCAGCAATATTGCACTTAAACTTCCTGTTGTTATTCCGCTGTGGAAAAGTGTCCCTACCCATTCAGGGAAATTATCGTAAAATCCCGGTACTGCTACAGGAATCAAAGCCAGTCCTATACTCACGGCTACTATCATCCCGTTTTTTGTTCCGTCGAATTTTACTTTAGACAAAGATTTTATTCCATTTGCAGCTACCATTCCAAATAGTACAAATCCTGCTCCGCCTAGTACAGGATACGGTACAGAAGCTATTACTCCCGCCATCTTAGGCAAAAGACCTAACATAACAAGCATAACCCCTGAAACTGCTACTACGTAACGGCTTTTTATACCTGTAAGACTTAATAATCCTATATTTTGTGAAAAGGCAGTATACGGAAATGTATTAAAAACAGAAGCTATCATTGTAGCAAAACCATCAGTTCTCAATGATCTTGTCAAATTTTTATCATCCAGTTTTCTTCCGCTTATTTTATGAACAGCTATAATGTTTCCCGTTGCTTCGGTCATAGTTACCAGCATTACCAGAAGCAGAGAAATAATAGCAGTAATTTCAAAACGGGGAAGCCCGAAATGAAAAGGTGTTACAAATCCCAGCATTTTTGCTTCTTTTACCAGAGTAAAATCTACCATTCCAAATGCATAGGCTGCCAATGTTCCCGTTAATAAACCAAAAAGTATGGCAAGGTTACCCAGATTCCCCTTTAAGAACTTATTTAGAAGCAGTATTAAAATCAATGTCCCCAAAGCCAGAAAAACATTTGCCATGCTGGCAAAATTAGGAAGCTGCGGGTTATTCCCTGCTGACCATCTAATAGCCACCGGTAGTAAAGACACTCCTATTATTGTAACTACTGTTCCTGTTACTACTTCAGGAAAGAATTTCAGAAATTTCCCGAAAAAAGGAGCTACCAGAAATACAAACAGTCCGGCTATAAGAACAGCACCGAAAATCGTGGTAAGTGCCGTATAAGGATCTCCCTTATATGTTCCCGCAATCGCTACCATAGCATTTACAGATGCGAAACTTGTTCCTTCTATCATTGGTATCTTCCCTCCGATGAATTTACCTATACCGAGGGATTGTGTAAGAGTAGCTATACCAGCTATTAATAAATCTGCATTTATAAGAAATAAAATCTCGCTTTGTGAAAGTCCGGCTGCATTTCCCACTATTAATGGTACTGCCACTGCTCCGGCACACATCGCAAGTACATGTTGCAGTGCAAATGCCAGTGTCTTTCCTAACGGAAGTTTTTCATCCACAGGCGCTATTGTGTTTTCAGCCTCATAATTTACAGTCTTGACTTTTGCTTGATCAAATGAATTATCCATTGTTTTTTCGTTATCCATATATCTCCTATCCAAATAGTCCGCTATTATTATGTTTTGTGCATCTTTTCAATATTGTTTTGTCTAATAATACCAACTTTTATATTTTATTTTCTTTACTTTATTAATATATATTTGGTTTAAATAATCAGTAGAAATAATAATAACAAACTAAAGACGAAGATATTCAGAAACAACTACTGTTATCCGATCAGATTATTTTTTTAACAATCTAACCAAATGTGGTACAGCTGCTTTGACATTTTTATTATGAAAAACATAACAATACCTGTCAAAATATTAATACTCTGTCTCATATACGCCCTGATGTGCAGCATTCCGAGACAAATGCAAATACTTAATTTTTATTTGCCAGTATTTCCTCTCTTCTTCTTTCCACTAATTGTGATGCATGGCTGTGAGCTTTTATTGCAGTTTCCCGCGTATTTATAGTTAAGACTATACCATTTTTTACTACTACTTTCCCATTGACTATTGTCATATCGACCAGACTGCTGTTTCCGCAGCATACCAATGAAGTCAGCGGATTATGGCATCCCGCATACGCTATATCAGACAGATCATATACGACAATGTCTGCTGCCTTATCTACTTCAAGTGTTCCTATATCATTTCTTCCTAATACCCTTGCTCCGCCTTTTGTTGCAATTTTCAATATTTCATATGCATTTAAACCGTTTACTCCGTATTTCAAATGATTCAGCAGGTACGCTCTTCTAACTTCTTCCCACATATTTGATCCGTCGTTAGAAGCACTTCCGTCCACTGCTATTCCAATATTTACTCCTGCTCTAAATAATTCTGTTGTTCTGCATATCCCGCTGTTTAATTTCATATTTGAACTTGGACAGTGAGCTATTCCGCTTCCTTTTAATCTTTTTAATTCATCATCATTAAAATATATTCCATGGGCGAACCATACATCAGGTCCGATCCATCCGGTATCTTCCATTAATTCTACCGGTCTCATTCCGTATACTGAAATACAAAATTCTTCTTCATCCATAGTTTCAGCCAGATGTGTATGTAGCATTACTCCTTTTTTTCTGGCTAATTCAGCCGAACTTTTCATTAGACTTTTTGTAACCGAAAATGGTGAACATGGGGCTAACGCCACTCTTTTCATTGCATAATCTTTAGAATCATGAAACTTATCTATTAATCTTTCCGAATCCAACAGTATTTCTTCTTCATTCTGAACCACACTGTCAGGCGGCAGTCCTCCCTGTTCCTTTCCACGCGACATAGAACCTCTTGTTGCATGAAATCTTATTCCTATTTCTTCTGATGCTCTGAACTGTTCGTCTATTAATGTACTTTTACTAGTATTTGGAAATACATAGTGGTGATCCATTGTTGTAGTACACCCTGTTTTTAGTAATTCTGAAAATCCTACCATGGAACCGTAATATACAGTTTCCTCGTTCAGATATTTCCAAAATTCATACAGCCCTTCCAACCATGGAAAAAGAGGCATTTCCTGCACCTCGTCTATTCCCCTGAACATAGTCTGGTATAAATGATGGTGAGTATTTACAAAACCCGGAAGAACTACTTTTCCAGTTGCGTCAATTACTTCAGTATCACCTTCTCCATCCGTATGGATGTCTTTTTCTATTTTTATTATCTTGTTTCCTTCAACAAGAATATCATAATTTCTCAAAATTTCATCTTTATCATTAAAAGTTACCAGATAATCAACATTTTTCAACAGTAATTTTGACATGGGCTTCTCCTCCAAATTTAGTTTAGAAATTAAGAAGACCTCAATTTTAGTTTTTATAAATCCTTATGTACGGTATTTCTTCCCCCGTGAAGAACAGAATCGAAACAGACAGCCCTTTTTCATCAAAGTCTGACTGTTTCGCTTTCTGACATGCTATATAATTCTACCCCGAAACTGATCAAAATCAAATCGGTTTATTCCTAAAATATTACACTTT
This genomic window contains:
- the ssnA gene encoding putative aminohydrolase SsnA; amino-acid sequence: MILIGNGRVFTRDENNPYIENGAVLIDGKVIKEIGKTEDLKAKYPDAEYKDAKGRLVMPGFINPHMHYYSTFARGMFLDNPPATMFSDVLKGLWWRLDRTLSLEDVYYSAAMPMIEQIKSGVTTVVDHHASAYAVEGSLFKIADAAREFGIRSNLCYEISDRDGEAIARAGIKENADFVKYTNEQKDDMLKGLFGFHASMTISDKTLDESLAAAAAVNAGFHVHCAEGIEDVADSLAKYNQRVIERWYKRGVLNEKSIAVHCIHLSSDEIDMLKESNVAVVHNPESNMGNAVGIAPILEMMKRGVLVGLGTDGYTADMTESYKVANIIHKHENKLPSVGWVEPPQMLFDNNKKIVNRFLEGTTGILKEGAYADVIIVDYKGPTPLNETNLNGHILFGVTGRNVDTTIINGRVVMDERRLVDIDEERIAAKSVELAQKLWNRI
- a CDS encoding nucleobase:cation symporter-2 family protein, coding for MDNEKTMDNSFDQAKVKTVNYEAENTIAPVDEKLPLGKTLAFALQHVLAMCAGAVAVPLIVGNAAGLSQSEILFLINADLLIAGIATLTQSLGIGKFIGGKIPMIEGTSFASVNAMVAIAGTYKGDPYTALTTIFGAVLIAGLFVFLVAPFFGKFLKFFPEVVTGTVVTIIGVSLLPVAIRWSAGNNPQLPNFASMANVFLALGTLILILLLNKFLKGNLGNLAILFGLLTGTLAAYAFGMVDFTLVKEAKMLGFVTPFHFGLPRFEITAIISLLLVMLVTMTEATGNIIAVHKISGRKLDDKNLTRSLRTDGFATMIASVFNTFPYTAFSQNIGLLSLTGIKSRYVVAVSGVMLVMLGLLPKMAGVIASVPYPVLGGAGFVLFGMVAANGIKSLSKVKFDGTKNGMIVAVSIGLALIPVAVPGFYDNFPEWVGTLFHSGITTGSLSAILLNLLFNGVGEKKEEQ
- the ygfK gene encoding putative selenate reductase subunit YgfK, translating into MSDLMRLIPFGTMVEWIFQEYEEQGTVFGVRKDKFYKNKSGTNIVMFGDKLSTPIGPAAGPNSQLAQNIVAAYLTGSRFVELKTVQQMDGEDLRKCVAKPCINAEDECYNVEWSTELTVPEAYNEYIKAWFALHVVGKELGISDKRDFAFNMSVGYDLDGIKSPKIDAFIEGLKDASTTEIWKECKEYLLNNLDKFQRLTKEDVENISSSVCPSICLSTLHGCPPAEIERIARYLLEEKKLHTFIKCNPTLLGYEFARGILDKMGYDYISFDDHHFKNDLQYGDAIAMLTRLIAFSKELGLEFGVKLTNTFPVRIARKELPGEEMYMSGRSLFPLTISLADKLSQEFKGLLPISFSGGADFFNIEEIIKTGIQPITIATTILKPGGYERTTQLAETIEPLLAGKFHGIDLESLKHLAESVTINKYHVKSARPVGSRKTKSILPLYDCAKAPCKDGGCPIEQQIPEYLKLVSEGNFEEAFKVIVNDNASPAVTGTICDHQCQHKCTRLDYDSPLEIRNAKKIAVLNAQDKYLANMKKANIVTKKKAVVIGAGPAGVAISFFLRRNGMDVTVLEKRDRPYGIVEYIIPEFRISSEMINRDYQLAVNAGVNFIYNVNENYDVEELKKEYDFVVVATGAWKEGIIPVKEGGENLRDALEFLEDAKKNDINISLGKKVAVLGGGDVAMDCSRTAKRAPGVESVSIVYRRTREFMPAEPEEKEQALGDGVIFQELLSPVSYDGKNLVCEVMELSDIDESGRRGIKGTGQMKTLEFDTVVSAVGARVDTELFEKNNLKLNDRGYVNINQFNESSSANVYIAGDCKSGTSTIVKAIADAKVIAKDILDKAGLTVDFERYNVVQKEEILYERKGILRANTKTKEDGARCLTCDQVCELCCDVCPNRANVMVRINNGPFNQKHQIVHLDGMCNECGNCGVFCPHTGNPYKDKITVFWTEEDFVDSTNKGFLPLGNDTFKVRKEDGSVISHTLGDGQISNEMNEVLNTILKDYSYYIMSL